The following are encoded in a window of Candidatus Methanoperedens sp. genomic DNA:
- a CDS encoding tripartite tricarboxylate transporter permease, with amino-acid sequence MELSITLLLISMFFGFLLGIISGLTPGIHVNNFALILVALSPLFMDLGFAPFYVAVIILSNSITQTFLDIIPSIFLGAPEADTALAVLPGHALLAEGKGSEAVRLSAIGAAGSVVVSLLMAVPLAFFFLNIYGTINSFIGWILVLIVLLMIATENGEVVEGQGSLVHLKFKMYAVFLFLISGFLGMFAFDNQAWMSPLVKFGEPSILLPLLSGLFGASMLVISLMTKSEIPPQKRGSAFVLPRKRIVRGLLTGSAAGSFVAWLPGVSSAVGTIIARLIIPEEKDENSSKEFLISISGANTANAIFSLIALFIIHKGRSGAMVAIDKLVNVSEWDFSMVIILLIVIVSISVISYYTTIFLGDRVSGFLSKVNYSNLCATVLIGLSFLVFMLTGLFGFIIFLISTPVGMIASFAKIRKTHAMGVILLPVIMYFI; translated from the coding sequence ATGGAACTATCCATAACTTTACTGCTCATCTCAATGTTTTTCGGCTTTCTCCTCGGCATTATCTCAGGTCTAACCCCGGGAATCCATGTAAATAATTTTGCCCTTATCCTCGTGGCATTGTCACCGCTTTTCATGGATCTGGGGTTCGCTCCCTTTTACGTCGCTGTGATCATCCTTTCAAATTCCATAACCCAGACGTTCCTCGATATCATCCCCTCGATTTTTCTTGGGGCGCCGGAAGCCGATACAGCACTTGCAGTCCTGCCCGGGCATGCGCTTCTTGCGGAGGGGAAAGGATCTGAAGCCGTGCGTTTATCCGCCATTGGTGCCGCGGGTTCAGTGGTTGTTTCTTTATTGATGGCCGTTCCGCTAGCGTTTTTCTTCCTGAACATCTACGGCACGATAAACTCATTCATCGGATGGATACTTGTTTTAATTGTCCTTTTGATGATAGCCACCGAGAACGGAGAGGTGGTTGAGGGACAGGGATCGCTGGTACATCTCAAATTCAAGATGTATGCGGTGTTCCTGTTCCTGATATCAGGCTTTCTGGGGATGTTCGCGTTTGATAATCAGGCATGGATGTCGCCGCTTGTAAAATTCGGTGAACCCTCAATACTTCTTCCCCTCCTTTCCGGATTGTTCGGAGCATCAATGCTGGTGATCAGTCTCATGACGAAATCCGAAATACCACCCCAGAAAAGGGGAAGCGCGTTCGTGCTTCCCCGAAAAAGAATTGTCAGGGGATTACTGACCGGGAGCGCAGCAGGTTCTTTTGTGGCATGGCTTCCCGGGGTCTCTTCGGCAGTGGGCACCATTATCGCCCGGCTCATTATACCGGAGGAAAAGGATGAAAATTCGTCAAAAGAATTCCTGATTTCCATAAGTGGAGCAAATACCGCAAATGCTATCTTCAGTCTGATAGCGCTTTTCATTATCCACAAGGGCAGAAGCGGGGCAATGGTAGCGATCGACAAACTTGTCAATGTGAGCGAGTGGGATTTTTCCATGGTGATTATTTTATTGATCGTAATTGTATCTATCTCAGTGATTTCTTATTACACCACCATCTTTCTCGGTGACAGAGTATCGGGTTTCCTGTCAAAAGTCAATTACTCGAATTTATGTGCCACTGTGTTAATAGGCCTGTCTTTTCTGGTTTTTATGCTCACCGGCCTGTTCGGATTTATCATATTCCTTATATCCACGCCGGTCGGGATGATCGCATCATTTGCAAAAATAAGAAAAACGCATGCAATGGGGGTAATATTGTTGCCTGTGATAATGTATTTCATTTAA